One window of the Nicotiana tabacum cultivar K326 chromosome 4, ASM71507v2, whole genome shotgun sequence genome contains the following:
- the LOC107813550 gene encoding LOW QUALITY PROTEIN: transcription factor BC1-like (The sequence of the model RefSeq protein was modified relative to this genomic sequence to represent the inferred CDS: deleted 1 base in 1 codon) yields the protein MAAFSYQLQHTNPFLLDSVFLPSSPIKMSGFLEEQNNSIVQCFTQFYQPESFQQLPTANVIVHESSYCLDQSTNVTLGQNEPNSVTNNRSSSVSLDMDSSSVTDKIESRNKPNFTPMDKKRKSREGSSSMSSAHSKNVKQVDNGKKKKSNSQSVAKEEKKGKEEKKANEEAPTGYIHVRARRGQATDSHSLAERVRREKISERMKILQSIVPGCDKVTGKALMLDEIINYVQSLQNQVEFLFMKLASLNPMYYDFGMDLDALMVRPDQSLSGLGTPLPNMQQASPTNITSQAAEVIPNINNSGYPFLDNSASLMFQQAHFPNSISQGNGQLLWGADDQRQKFINQSGLSNNFCSFH from the exons atggCTGCTTTTTCATACCAATTGCAGCACACAAACCCTTTCCTTCTTGACTCAGTTTTTTTGCCAAGTTCTCCTATTAAGATGTCTGGTTTTTTAGAGGAACAAAACAATTCTATAGTACAG TGTTTTACTCAATTTTACCAACCAGAATCTTTTCAGCAGCTCCCAACTGCCAATGTGATTGTTCATGAAAGTAGCTATTGCCTTGACCAAAGCACAAATGTTACACTTGGCCAAAATGAGCCTAATTCTGTGACCAACAACCGTAGCAGCAGTGTTAGCTTGGATATGGATTCTTCCTCTGTCACTGATAAAATAGAAAGTAGGAATAAGCCTAATTTTACTCCTATGGACAAGAAAAGAAAATCCAGAGAAGGGTCTTCCTCAATGAGTTCTGCTCATTCTAAG AATGTAAAACAGGTTGATaatgggaaaaagaagaaaagcaataGCCAATCAGTAGCCAAAGAggagaaaaagggaaaagaggAGAAGAAAGCTAATGAAGAGGCTCCAACAGGCTACATTCATGTTAGAGCAAGAAGGGGTCAAGCAACAGACAGCCATAGTCTTGCTGAAAGG GTGCGGAGAGAGAAAATAAGTGAAAGGATGAAGATACTGCAATCTATTGTTCCTGGTTGTGACAAG GTAACTGGGAAGGCCCTCATGTTGGATGAGATAATCAATTATGTCCAATCTTTGCAAAACCAAGTTGAG TTTCTCTTCATGAAACTTGCTTCTTTGAATCCAATGTACTATGATTTTGGCATGGACTTAGATGCACTCATGGTCAGACCTGACCAG agtttgagtggattgGGAACACCACTGCCAAATATGCAGCAAGCTAGCCCTACTAACATTACATCGCAGGCAGCTGAAGTTATTCCTAACATTAATAATAGTGGCTATCCTTTCTTGGATAATTCAGCTTCACTCATGTTTCAACAAGCACATTTTCCTAATTCCATTTCTCAG GGTAATGGACAGCTCTTATGGGGTGCAGATGACCAAAGACAAAAATTTATTAATCAGTCAGGACTCAGCAACAACTTTTGTTCTTTCCATTAA